A genomic region of Friedmanniella luteola contains the following coding sequences:
- a CDS encoding ABC transporter permease has protein sequence MTHLLRFRARRDRRQLLIWVLAIGLLVVVTGRTVLAEFPTEADRAPLLRLALVTPALLAFRGVPNGPGEGSLLFFQLFSWIAVVVALLNTFLATRHGRGDEERGRSELLLAAPVGRTASVSATWVLGTAVDVVVAAVAAAGFTVLGLPPAGALLAGAALGVTGFAFLGLGLLVNQLAPTSRSANGLAGAVVGAAYLLRAAGDALGRVDLDRLTTRAAWPSWLSPIGWGEQTFAFTADRPTPLLLGLALGASTGAVALRLQARRDLGQSLLPQRTGRAAAGPGLRSGLGLAWRLQWPAVLGWAAGAAVLGLATGSLSRAVADATLDNAQVRAVLASLASGAGGDLVGVFLTAILSLVGVLAAAAGLQSVLRMRSEETDGTVELVLAGPVSRARWLVDGLVLGGLAALAVLAGVSVTAALGFAVLGDGAHASLAARQAFAGLPAALVFVGLGSALVAVLPRWAAATSWALFGLAVAGGVFGLLLGLPDPARTLSPFSHLPTLPVQDWSPLVAMTLVALALAGAAALALRRRDLTA, from the coding sequence GTGACGCACCTGCTGCGCTTCCGCGCCCGGCGCGACCGACGCCAGCTCCTGATCTGGGTGCTGGCCATCGGGCTCCTGGTCGTCGTCACCGGTCGGACGGTGCTCGCCGAGTTCCCCACCGAGGCCGACCGGGCTCCGCTGCTGCGGCTGGCCCTGGTGACGCCGGCCCTGCTCGCCTTCCGCGGCGTGCCCAACGGGCCGGGTGAGGGCTCCCTGCTGTTCTTCCAGCTGTTCTCCTGGATCGCGGTCGTGGTCGCGCTGCTCAACACCTTCCTGGCCACCCGGCACGGGCGCGGGGACGAGGAGCGCGGTCGCAGCGAGCTGCTGCTCGCCGCCCCCGTGGGGCGGACGGCGTCGGTGAGCGCCACCTGGGTGCTGGGCACCGCGGTCGACGTCGTGGTCGCCGCCGTCGCCGCGGCCGGCTTCACGGTCCTCGGGCTGCCGCCGGCGGGCGCCCTCCTCGCCGGTGCCGCCCTCGGCGTCACGGGTTTCGCCTTCCTCGGCCTCGGCCTGCTCGTGAACCAGCTCGCGCCGACGTCGCGGTCCGCGAACGGCCTGGCCGGCGCGGTGGTCGGGGCCGCCTACCTGCTGCGCGCGGCCGGCGACGCCCTGGGCCGGGTGGACCTGGACCGGCTGACCACCCGGGCCGCCTGGCCGTCGTGGCTGTCCCCCATCGGCTGGGGCGAGCAGACCTTCGCCTTCACCGCCGACCGGCCGACCCCCCTGCTGCTGGGCCTGGCGCTGGGGGCCTCCACCGGCGCCGTCGCGCTCCGGCTGCAGGCCCGCCGCGACCTCGGCCAGAGCCTGCTCCCGCAGCGGACCGGTCGGGCCGCCGCCGGCCCCGGGCTCCGCAGCGGGCTCGGGCTGGCGTGGCGGCTGCAGTGGCCGGCCGTGCTCGGCTGGGCGGCCGGCGCCGCGGTGCTCGGTCTGGCGACCGGCTCGCTGTCGCGGGCGGTCGCCGACGCGACCCTCGACAACGCCCAGGTCCGGGCGGTGCTGGCCAGCCTGGCGTCGGGCGCCGGCGGCGACCTGGTCGGGGTCTTCCTGACCGCGATCCTCAGCCTCGTGGGGGTGCTGGCCGCCGCCGCCGGACTGCAGTCCGTGCTGCGGATGCGCTCCGAGGAGACCGACGGGACGGTCGAGCTGGTGCTCGCCGGTCCGGTCTCGCGGGCGCGCTGGCTGGTCGACGGGCTGGTCCTCGGCGGGCTGGCGGCCCTCGCCGTGCTGGCCGGGGTGTCCGTCACGGCCGCCCTGGGCTTCGCGGTCCTCGGGGACGGCGCGCACGCCTCGCTGGCCGCCCGGCAGGCCTTCGCCGGGCTGCCGGCGGCCCTCGTCTTCGTCGGCCTGGGGTCCGCCCTCGTGGCGGTGCTGCCCCGGTGGGCGGCCGCGACGTCCTGGGCGCTCTTCGGCCTGGCGGTGGCCGGCGGCGTCTTCGGGCTGCTGCTGGGGCTGCCCGACCCGGCCCGGACCCTGAGCCCCTTCAGCCACCTGCCGACGCTGCCCGTCCAGGACTGGTCCCCGCTCGTCGCGATGACCCTGGTCGCGCTGGCTCTCGCCGGCGCGGCCGCCCTGGCCCTGCGTCGGCGGGACCTCACCGCGTGA
- a CDS encoding FMN-binding protein: protein MRRIVLWLASTVTVVVLLFSYHTSTDSAATAPASTASSRPTSSAAAGSGSGTGGSGSGGSPVPTPTASPTPSPSSTASSAGQASGTYTGTVAQTRWGPVQVQITTAAGKVTAVDVVEYPTENPRDQEINARAVPELVRETIDAQSADIDMVSGATVTSEGYLQSLQSALDQAGI from the coding sequence GTGAGAAGAATCGTCCTCTGGCTGGCCTCGACGGTGACCGTCGTCGTCCTGCTCTTCAGCTACCACACCTCCACCGACTCCGCGGCCACGGCGCCGGCCAGCACGGCCAGCAGCCGGCCGACCAGCAGCGCCGCCGCGGGCAGCGGGTCCGGGACCGGTGGTAGCGGGAGCGGCGGCTCGCCGGTCCCGACCCCGACGGCGTCCCCCACCCCGTCGCCGTCCAGCACCGCGTCGAGCGCCGGCCAGGCGTCGGGCACCTACACCGGCACGGTCGCCCAGACCCGGTGGGGCCCGGTCCAGGTGCAGATCACCACCGCGGCCGGGAAGGTCACCGCGGTCGACGTGGTCGAGTACCCGACCGAGAACCCGCGCGACCAGGAGATCAACGCCCGGGCGGTCCCCGAGCTGGTCCGGGAGACCATCGACGCCCAGAGCGCCGACATCGACATGGTCAGCGGCGCCACGGTGACCAGCGAGGGCTACCTGCAGTCGCTGCAGTCCGCGCTGGACCAGGCTGGGATATGA
- a CDS encoding ferredoxin reductase family protein, producing the protein MTALADTPTAPLPVPAAAPGLPGNASSRADATVRTAAALVLWLGLLLVTSWWTADGGVGDLARWGDGLSAVGRLTGLWSADLLLVQVLLMSRLPPLEHAFGRDRLARTHRVVGFLSFDLMLVHIGTIVLGYASGRWSAVPGTAWELVRDEPGILLSVAGTVCLVLVVVTSLRAARRKLRYESWHLLHLYAYLGVGLALPHQLWTGTDFLGSPARTLYWWGLWAAALAAVLVWRVGLPLVRNLRHGLRVTSVARESSDVVSVYMTGRRLDRLPFRSGQFISARFLDGPGSSRSNPFSLSAAPDGRSLRITAKGLGGGSARLASLRPGTRVLFEGPYGRLSSRVRTRPRVLLLGAGVGITPLRALAEDLEAGPGDITVLQRCTTEPLFVRELEVLAAERGLLLGVLPGPRPHPGSVLGAAAGPDELGALLTWVPDVADRDVFLCGPTAWTDGAERLLHAAGVPRDHIHTESFGW; encoded by the coding sequence ATGACCGCCCTGGCCGACACGCCCACGGCTCCGCTCCCCGTCCCGGCCGCCGCCCCCGGTCTCCCCGGGAACGCGTCCAGCCGGGCCGACGCGACGGTCCGGACGGCCGCCGCTCTGGTTCTCTGGCTCGGCCTGCTGCTCGTCACCTCCTGGTGGACGGCGGACGGCGGGGTCGGCGACCTGGCGCGCTGGGGCGACGGGCTCTCGGCGGTGGGCCGGCTCACCGGTCTCTGGTCGGCCGACCTGCTGCTGGTCCAGGTGCTCCTGATGTCCCGGCTGCCCCCGCTCGAGCACGCCTTCGGCCGTGACCGGCTGGCCAGGACCCACCGCGTCGTCGGCTTCCTCTCGTTCGACCTGATGCTGGTGCACATCGGCACGATCGTGCTCGGCTACGCCTCGGGTCGCTGGTCAGCGGTGCCAGGCACGGCCTGGGAGCTGGTCCGCGACGAGCCCGGCATCCTGCTCTCGGTCGCCGGGACGGTCTGCCTGGTCCTCGTCGTCGTCACCAGCCTGCGGGCCGCGCGCCGGAAGCTCCGCTACGAGTCCTGGCACCTGCTGCACCTCTACGCCTACCTGGGCGTGGGGCTGGCGCTGCCGCACCAGCTGTGGACGGGCACGGACTTCCTGGGCTCACCGGCGCGGACGCTCTACTGGTGGGGTCTGTGGGCGGCGGCCCTGGCCGCCGTGCTCGTCTGGCGGGTGGGCCTGCCCCTGGTCCGGAACCTGCGGCACGGGCTGCGGGTCACGTCGGTGGCCCGGGAGTCCTCCGACGTCGTCTCGGTCTACATGACCGGGCGTCGGCTGGACCGGCTGCCGTTCCGGTCCGGCCAGTTCATCTCGGCCCGCTTCCTCGACGGACCGGGCTCCAGCCGGAGCAACCCGTTCTCCCTCTCCGCCGCCCCGGACGGCCGCAGCCTGCGCATCACGGCGAAGGGCCTCGGCGGCGGCAGCGCCCGGCTCGCCTCCCTGCGGCCCGGCACCCGCGTCCTGTTCGAGGGACCGTACGGCCGGCTGAGCAGCCGGGTGCGCACGCGGCCGCGGGTCCTGCTGCTGGGCGCCGGGGTGGGCATCACCCCGCTCCGGGCGCTCGCCGAGGACCTCGAGGCCGGGCCCGGCGACATCACGGTGCTGCAGCGCTGCACCACCGAGCCGCTCTTCGTCCGGGAGCTCGAGGTCCTCGCCGCCGAGCGGGGCCTGCTCCTCGGGGTGCTCCCCGGCCCGCGCCCCCACCCCGGCTCCGTCCTCGGCGCGGCGGCCGGGCCGGACGAGCTCGGCGCCCTGCTCACCTGGGTCCCCGACGTCGCCGACCGGGACGTGTTCCTCTGCGGCCCCACGGCGTGGACCGACGGTGCCGAACGGCTCCTGCACGCCGCGGGCGTTCCCCGTGACCACATCCACACCGAGAGCTTCGGATGGTGA
- a CDS encoding molybdopterin-dependent oxidoreductase: MSAVPSGAVRRRAWRPLRRAGRRTNLGLGLLLLGALASGGLLFAAGTPGPATAARVAHGVTGLGVLVLAPWKSVVVLRAARLHSASLALLGLLAVCLASGVVQVLGGYGRVLGVSPVQVHVGSAVGLLGFGVVHVLRHRPVGLSRRDASRRRLLVSGAFGLAAAATWAVAELTDRRISRGAAARIATGSHRLPPAAIPATTWLLDRVPALDRARHRVRVDGVDVTAAALTSRGTPVAARLDCTSGWFADATWTGVPLAALLDPGRVAAARSVVVTSVTGYRRRFPAAEVGALWLATAVEGRPLTAGTGAPVRLVAPGRRGFWWVKWVASVELDDRPAVAQPPFPLQ, from the coding sequence GTGAGCGCGGTGCCGAGCGGCGCGGTCCGCCGCCGGGCGTGGCGCCCGCTGCGGCGCGCCGGTCGGCGGACCAACCTCGGCCTGGGCCTGCTCCTGCTCGGCGCCCTGGCCAGTGGCGGGCTGCTCTTCGCGGCCGGCACTCCGGGGCCGGCGACCGCCGCCCGGGTCGCGCACGGCGTCACCGGCCTCGGCGTGCTGGTCCTCGCCCCCTGGAAGTCGGTCGTGGTGCTGCGGGCCGCCCGGCTGCACAGCGCCAGCCTGGCCCTGCTGGGCCTGCTGGCGGTCTGCCTGGCCTCCGGGGTGGTCCAGGTGCTCGGCGGGTACGGCCGCGTCCTCGGCGTCAGCCCGGTCCAGGTCCACGTCGGCTCGGCCGTGGGCCTGCTCGGGTTCGGCGTGGTGCACGTGCTGCGGCACCGGCCCGTCGGGCTGTCCCGGCGGGACGCCTCGCGGCGGCGGCTGCTGGTCAGCGGCGCCTTCGGCCTGGCCGCGGCGGCGACCTGGGCCGTCGCGGAGCTGACCGACCGCCGGATCAGCCGCGGCGCCGCCGCCCGGATCGCGACGGGCTCGCACCGGCTCCCGCCGGCCGCCATCCCGGCGACGACCTGGCTCCTGGACCGGGTGCCGGCGCTGGACCGCGCGCGGCACCGGGTGCGGGTCGACGGCGTCGACGTGACCGCGGCCGCGCTGACGAGCCGCGGCACCCCGGTCGCCGCCCGCCTGGACTGCACGAGCGGCTGGTTCGCCGACGCGACCTGGACCGGCGTGCCGCTCGCCGCCCTGCTGGACCCGGGCCGGGTGGCGGCCGCCCGGAGCGTCGTCGTCACCAGCGTGACCGGCTACCGTCGCCGCTTCCCCGCCGCCGAGGTCGGCGCCCTCTGGCTGGCCACCGCGGTCGAGGGCCGGCCGCTGACCGCCGGCACCGGAGCGCCGGTCCGGCTCGTCGCGCCCGGCCGGCGGGGCTTCTGGTGGGTGAAGTGGGTGGCGTCGGTCGAGCTCGACGACCGGCCTGCCGTCGCGCAGCCGCCGTTCCCGCTGCAGTAG
- a CDS encoding RbsD/FucU family protein — MLKTIPPVLTPDLLWALAAMGHGDTLAVGDANYPAHALHGRVLPLAGVGIDEAITAIGALLPVDRAVEPAVFAMAPDGDPGAAVGAHASFGQALATTEGREVDVAPLERTAFYQQARGAFAVVLTGDTRSYACFLVTKGVVAG; from the coding sequence ATGCTCAAGACCATCCCTCCCGTCCTCACCCCCGACCTCCTCTGGGCGCTCGCCGCGATGGGTCACGGCGACACGCTCGCGGTGGGCGACGCGAACTACCCGGCCCACGCCCTGCACGGCCGCGTCCTGCCGCTCGCCGGCGTCGGCATCGACGAGGCCATCACGGCGATCGGCGCCCTGCTGCCCGTCGACCGGGCCGTCGAGCCGGCGGTCTTCGCCATGGCCCCGGACGGCGACCCCGGCGCGGCCGTCGGGGCCCACGCCTCGTTCGGGCAGGCCCTCGCCACCACCGAGGGCCGTGAGGTCGACGTGGCCCCCCTGGAACGGACAGCCTTCTACCAGCAGGCCAGGGGCGCGTTCGCCGTCGTCCTCACCGGCGACACCCGCAGCTACGCGTGCTTCCTGGTGACGAAGGGCGTCGTGGCGGGGTGA
- a CDS encoding ABC transporter ATP-binding protein has translation MAAVIEAAGLVKKFGRRRALDGLDLSVTAGEVHGFLGPNGAGKSTTLRVLLGLLHPDAGTARVLGRDPWRDAVAVHADLAYVPGDVSLWPNLSGGEMIDLLAALRGGADPALRRRLLADFELDPRQLGRAYSKGNRQKVVLVAALARPAALYLFDEPTSGLDPLMESVFRREVERVRDDGATVLLSSHILSEVEQLCDRVTIVRAGVTVETGALSDLRHLRRSTFRVGTSAGEAEIAALPGVHGLHREAGQLVFDADDDALDAVLATLGRSGASGLTVSPPSLEELFLRHYGTAPALQEVR, from the coding sequence ATGGCAGCAGTGATCGAGGCCGCGGGCCTCGTGAAGAAGTTCGGGCGCCGGCGCGCGCTCGACGGGCTCGACCTCTCCGTCACCGCGGGCGAGGTCCACGGCTTCCTCGGCCCCAACGGAGCCGGGAAGTCCACCACCCTCCGGGTCCTGCTGGGCCTGCTGCACCCCGACGCCGGCACGGCGCGGGTGCTGGGACGCGACCCCTGGCGGGACGCGGTGGCCGTGCACGCGGACCTGGCCTACGTCCCCGGCGACGTCAGCCTGTGGCCCAACCTGAGCGGCGGCGAGATGATCGACCTCCTCGCCGCCCTGCGCGGCGGCGCCGACCCCGCGCTGCGGCGGCGGCTGCTGGCCGACTTCGAGCTTGACCCCCGCCAGCTGGGCCGCGCCTACTCCAAGGGCAACCGGCAGAAGGTGGTCCTGGTGGCGGCTCTCGCCCGTCCGGCCGCGCTCTACCTCTTCGACGAGCCGACCAGCGGACTCGACCCGCTGATGGAGTCGGTGTTCCGCCGTGAGGTCGAGCGGGTGCGGGACGACGGGGCGACCGTGCTGCTCTCCAGCCACATCCTGAGCGAGGTCGAGCAGCTGTGCGACCGGGTCACCATCGTCCGGGCCGGGGTGACGGTGGAGACCGGGGCGCTGAGCGACCTCCGGCACCTCCGGCGCAGCACCTTCCGCGTCGGAACGTCGGCCGGGGAGGCGGAGATCGCGGCGCTGCCGGGGGTGCACGGTCTGCACCGAGAGGCCGGCCAGCTGGTGTTCGACGCCGACGACGACGCCCTGGACGCGGTGCTGGCCACGCTCGGCCGGTCCGGGGCCTCCGGCCTGACGGTGTCGCCGCCGTCGCTGGAGGAGCTCTTCCTGCGCCACTACGGGACGGCACCAGCCCTCCAGGAGGTCCGGTGA
- a CDS encoding nicotinate-nucleotide adenylyltransferase — MEIAGDTLQKALRINLDPRWYGTVAEIGAGQEVARWFFRAGGAAGTIAKSMSAYDMAVSDAVYGKSQRYVSLGRLQAMLDYELDLNVDRLSHTRGDDSCFFAFADTVVARSYAGGNECHGWMGVRFQAHPMDEPNQIVVHVRMLDDDAGLQQEALGIVGVNLLHAAFFERQEPEEIVQRLLDRLSTGRIEIDMIQFKGIEFRHVDNRLMALELVRLGLSGVAMFGPDREVLQPSEVLRKHAVLVERGSFRPPTVVNIDMLDCAREKFQQDPAVAGKPVLALAELSMRKLLAGGAVDRRDFLARADLLAACGMTVLISDYFEYNRLAQYLAARTTERIGIVMGVPSLADLFDESNHTQMQGGLLESLGRLFKNDLKLFVYPMRRPEDGAVVTVEDLDVGHGTQLLFDYLAQRGSFVHLDQFKPEYLPILSRDVLRRIACGDQAWEPMVPAAVAELIKKRAFFEYREPAG; from the coding sequence ATGGAGATCGCTGGCGACACGCTGCAGAAGGCCCTGCGGATCAACCTCGACCCGCGCTGGTACGGGACGGTCGCCGAGATCGGGGCGGGCCAGGAGGTCGCCCGCTGGTTCTTCCGGGCGGGCGGGGCCGCGGGCACCATCGCCAAGTCGATGTCGGCGTACGACATGGCGGTCTCCGACGCCGTCTACGGCAAGTCCCAGCGCTACGTCTCCCTGGGTCGCCTGCAGGCGATGCTCGACTACGAGCTCGACCTCAACGTGGACCGGCTCTCCCACACCCGGGGTGACGACAGCTGCTTCTTCGCCTTCGCCGACACGGTGGTCGCCCGCAGCTACGCCGGCGGGAACGAGTGCCACGGCTGGATGGGCGTGCGCTTCCAGGCCCACCCGATGGACGAGCCGAACCAGATCGTCGTCCACGTGCGGATGCTCGACGACGACGCCGGACTGCAGCAGGAAGCCCTCGGCATCGTCGGGGTGAACCTGCTGCACGCCGCGTTCTTCGAGCGCCAGGAGCCCGAGGAGATCGTCCAGCGCCTGCTGGACCGGCTGTCCACCGGGCGCATCGAGATCGACATGATCCAGTTCAAGGGGATCGAGTTCCGCCACGTCGACAACCGGCTGATGGCGCTGGAGCTGGTGCGCCTGGGTCTGTCGGGGGTGGCGATGTTCGGACCCGACCGGGAGGTCCTGCAGCCGAGCGAGGTGCTGCGCAAGCACGCCGTGCTCGTCGAGCGCGGCAGCTTCCGCCCGCCCACCGTGGTGAACATCGACATGCTCGACTGCGCGCGGGAGAAGTTCCAGCAGGACCCCGCCGTCGCGGGCAAGCCCGTGCTGGCCCTGGCCGAGCTCTCGATGCGCAAACTCCTGGCCGGCGGCGCCGTCGACCGTCGGGACTTCCTCGCGCGCGCCGACCTGCTGGCCGCGTGCGGGATGACGGTGCTGATCTCCGACTACTTCGAGTACAACCGGCTGGCCCAGTACCTGGCCGCCCGCACGACCGAGCGGATCGGGATCGTCATGGGGGTCCCCAGCCTGGCCGACCTCTTCGACGAGTCCAACCACACGCAGATGCAGGGCGGCCTCCTCGAGAGCCTGGGCCGGCTGTTCAAGAACGACCTCAAGCTGTTCGTCTACCCGATGAGGCGGCCCGAGGACGGTGCGGTCGTCACCGTCGAGGACCTCGACGTCGGTCATGGCACCCAGCTGCTCTTCGACTACCTGGCCCAGCGCGGCAGCTTCGTCCACCTCGACCAGTTCAAGCCGGAGTACCTGCCGATCCTGTCGCGCGACGTGCTGCGCCGGATCGCCTGCGGCGACCAGGCGTGGGAGCCCATGGTGCCGGCGGCCGTCGCCGAGCTGATCAAGAAGCGGGCCTTCTTCGAGTACCGCGAACCGGCCGGCTGA
- a CDS encoding FAD:protein FMN transferase: MTAAGSETAEVGPVPGSRGPLHRRAAEVMGTVVSLALRGRHAGTATGEAAWSEAMARLRRAEAMFSTYRADSLVSRLERAELLLADCPPEVHTVLALADRAEQESGGAFAVRRLDATGVVRLDPSGVVKGWAADRAAAALAALDGTDFCLSVGGDLVCRTLDPASPPWRIGIEHPHDPTRLVATVPVRTGAVATSGTAHRGAHLVDARTGTAPAGVASVTVVGADLTSVDVDATAAYALGPEAARWLRTRPGRTGLVVWADGRPELVTGPTGRG; the protein is encoded by the coding sequence ATGACCGCCGCCGGCAGCGAGACCGCCGAGGTCGGGCCCGTGCCCGGGTCGCGCGGCCCGCTGCACCGGCGGGCTGCCGAGGTGATGGGCACGGTCGTCAGCCTCGCCCTGCGCGGTCGGCACGCCGGCACCGCGACGGGGGAGGCGGCCTGGTCCGAGGCCATGGCCCGGCTCCGCCGCGCCGAGGCCATGTTCAGCACCTACCGTGCGGACTCCCTGGTCAGCCGCCTCGAGCGGGCCGAGCTGCTGCTCGCCGACTGCCCGCCCGAGGTGCACACGGTGCTGGCGCTCGCCGACCGGGCCGAGCAGGAGTCCGGCGGCGCGTTCGCCGTCCGCCGCCTGGACGCGACCGGGGTGGTCCGTCTCGACCCCAGCGGCGTGGTGAAGGGGTGGGCCGCCGACCGGGCCGCCGCCGCGCTGGCCGCCCTGGACGGCACCGACTTCTGCCTCTCCGTCGGCGGCGACCTCGTCTGTCGGACCCTGGACCCGGCGTCGCCGCCGTGGCGGATCGGGATCGAGCACCCCCACGACCCGACGCGGCTGGTCGCCACGGTCCCGGTCCGGACGGGTGCCGTCGCCACGTCGGGGACCGCGCACCGCGGCGCGCACCTCGTGGACGCCCGGACCGGGACCGCGCCGGCGGGGGTGGCCTCGGTGACGGTCGTCGGGGCCGACCTCACCAGCGTGGACGTCGACGCGACCGCCGCCTACGCCCTCGGCCCGGAGGCCGCACGGTGGCTCCGCACCCGGCCGGGACGCACGGGGCTCGTCGTCTGGGCCGACGGCCGCCCGGAGCTGGTCACAGGTCCGACCGGTCGAGGCTGA
- a CDS encoding GbsR/MarR family transcriptional regulator produces the protein MTAEPPTELLAGAATELAHQGFPAMPARVIMALTASEEGRLTAEELATRLTASPAAISGAVRYLGTLGFIRAGTLPGSRRHVYTLPHSPWYTATLTRPGLYRNLTELLAAAAARMGEDSAARDRIEEMVDFFRFFERRMPELLEEWHQQRPDRRRAGTDVRRGPAPGPPTG, from the coding sequence GTGACCGCCGAGCCACCCACCGAGCTCCTGGCCGGCGCCGCCACGGAGCTGGCCCACCAGGGGTTCCCGGCCATGCCGGCCCGGGTGATCATGGCGCTGACGGCCAGCGAGGAGGGCCGGCTGACCGCGGAGGAGCTGGCCACCCGACTCACCGCCAGCCCGGCCGCGATCTCCGGGGCCGTCCGATACCTGGGCACGCTCGGCTTCATCCGGGCCGGGACGCTGCCGGGTTCCCGGCGGCACGTCTACACGCTGCCCCACAGCCCCTGGTACACGGCGACGCTCACCCGGCCGGGGCTCTACCGCAACCTGACGGAGCTGCTGGCCGCCGCGGCCGCGCGGATGGGCGAGGACTCCGCCGCCCGGGACCGGATCGAGGAGATGGTCGACTTCTTCCGGTTCTTCGAGCGGCGGATGCCCGAGCTGCTGGAGGAGTGGCACCAACAGCGGCCGGACCGGCGCCGAGCGGGGACCGACGTGCGCCGCGGGCCCGCCCCGGGGCCGCCGACGGGGTGA
- a CDS encoding FAD-binding oxidoreductase, producing MTITDDLHAQLTGFQGPVTSRGDRDYDAARSVYNAMIDKSPLMVARARTTADVALAVEVARRDGLLLAVRGGGHNGGGLGTCDDGLVLDLGDLDSVEVDAEARTATVGGGCTWGQVDAATGAHGLATPSGIISTTGVGGLTLGGGLGHLTRAFGLTIDNLLGADVVLADGRQVRASATSEPDLFWALRGGGGNFGVVTSFTFALHDVSRFVGGPTFWAVEQSEQVLAAYREFLPSAPRTLNGFFAYTQVPPAPPFPEELHLRPVCAVVWAHVGDEDAARAAMAPFLDSLPAPLLHGVGALPHAGLQSAFDALYPRGQQWYWRADFVREIPDEAIAIHHDFGSRLPTFQSTMHLYPIDGAAHDVGPSDTAWGYRDATWGSVFAGVGPEPADAPAVRRWSVDYFEALHPYSAGGAYVNMMMDEGPERVRASYGRNYERLAAVKAHYDPDNLFRVNQNIPPAG from the coding sequence ATGACCATCACCGACGACCTGCACGCGCAGCTGACCGGGTTCCAGGGACCCGTCACCAGCCGGGGGGACCGCGACTACGACGCCGCTCGCAGCGTCTACAACGCCATGATCGACAAGTCGCCGCTCATGGTCGCCCGGGCCCGGACGACGGCGGACGTCGCCCTCGCGGTGGAGGTCGCCCGTCGGGACGGGCTGCTCCTCGCCGTCCGGGGTGGCGGCCACAACGGCGGCGGCCTCGGCACCTGCGACGACGGGCTCGTCCTCGACCTCGGTGACCTGGACAGCGTCGAGGTCGACGCGGAGGCCCGGACGGCGACCGTCGGCGGGGGCTGCACCTGGGGACAGGTGGACGCGGCGACCGGTGCCCACGGCCTGGCCACCCCGAGCGGCATCATCTCCACGACCGGCGTCGGCGGGCTCACCCTGGGCGGCGGGCTCGGGCACCTGACCCGCGCGTTCGGCCTCACCATCGACAACCTGCTGGGCGCCGACGTCGTGCTGGCGGACGGCCGTCAGGTCCGGGCCAGCGCCACGTCCGAGCCCGACCTCTTCTGGGCCCTGCGCGGCGGGGGCGGCAACTTCGGCGTGGTCACCTCCTTCACCTTCGCGCTGCACGACGTCTCCCGGTTCGTCGGCGGGCCCACGTTCTGGGCCGTCGAGCAGAGCGAGCAGGTGCTGGCCGCCTACCGCGAGTTCCTGCCCTCCGCACCGCGGACCCTGAACGGGTTCTTCGCCTACACCCAGGTCCCGCCGGCGCCGCCCTTCCCCGAGGAGCTGCACCTGCGGCCCGTCTGCGCCGTGGTCTGGGCCCACGTCGGCGACGAGGACGCGGCGCGTGCGGCCATGGCGCCGTTCCTCGACAGCCTGCCCGCGCCGCTGCTGCACGGGGTCGGCGCCCTCCCGCACGCCGGGCTCCAGTCCGCGTTCGACGCCCTCTACCCGCGCGGGCAGCAGTGGTACTGGCGGGCTGACTTCGTCCGCGAGATCCCCGACGAGGCCATCGCGATCCACCACGACTTCGGCAGCCGGCTGCCGACCTTCCAGTCGACGATGCATCTGTACCCGATCGACGGCGCCGCTCACGACGTCGGGCCCTCCGACACCGCGTGGGGCTACCGGGACGCCACCTGGGGCTCGGTGTTCGCCGGGGTCGGTCCCGAGCCGGCGGACGCGCCCGCGGTCCGGCGCTGGTCGGTGGACTACTTCGAGGCGCTGCACCCCTACTCCGCCGGCGGTGCCTACGTGAACATGATGATGGACGAGGGCCCGGAGCGGGTCCGGGCCAGCTACGGCCGCAACTACGAGCGGCTGGCCGCGGTCAAGGCCCACTACGACCCGGACAACCTCTTCCGGGTGAACCAGAACATCCCCCCGGCCGGCTGA